AATTCCAGACTTTTCAAATATTTCTTTTGAATCAAAAGCTTCCTTTGCTGATAAATAGGAAATTCTTCTTCCTGCAGGAGATCCGTCCGATTTTTTTCTCCATATCTCTTCAGAATTTAACTCTTCAATCCAAATATTGTATAAGTTCGTATAATAATCAGTTGTATCGGTATGTAACTTTTTATGAAATGCTCCTGGGCATTCTTCTAAAGCAATTTTGAAGTAATCTGGTACTTCTTCTCTTGATTTGTCGGCCAGAATATTTTCCAGTGAACTTATGTTAAATATCTTTGATTCAATAAATTAAAAATCAGTCTTAAATATTTATAATTTCCTGAAGAACTTAAATACTAAAATATTTTTATAAAAAACCAAAAAGGTAATATTTTCTACAAACCTTAGATAATATTCTCATCTTTCACTAATTCGTCCTTTAGATAACAAATAACCAATAGCTGCACCCAAAAATCCTACAATTGCCTGCCCTTCAATAATTCTAACATATGCAAGGATTCCAGCCATTATAATGATAATAGCTGCTAAAACGTACATTCCAACAAGATTCCATTTTCGTTCAGTAGTTCCTCTTTTTCCCCAGTTTTCTAATACTTGATGTGCTTCTTCCCATCTGATTTTCTCAATAACGGTCTGCCAGTTTACTGCCGGATTTAATTGTCCATTTTCATCTATCATGTAGGTACCTGGCCTTATTGGACAAAACTCTCCTTGTTCATCTACACAATAGACACCTGGAGCAGGTCTTAAATCTTGGTTGACTCCTTTATCTTCTGTCTCAGGTTTATTTATGGTTTCCATTATATAGACTCCGTTGTTCTGAGTTCGTTAAGACTCTTATTTTCCCAGAAATTAGTTTTGGAAGTAAAGAATCACGAGTTTGAGAAAGTATTTTGTTTTCCTTTTGATTCTGAATTACTCTTTGGAACAAATCATCTACAATCTTGTTAAATTTTTCTATTTTGTTGACTGGGGGCTCTACAGTCAATTTGTTTTTCTTAAAGCTGTTTACATCCAATCCCCAAATGACTGAGCCAGTATGATACGATAAAACGATAAAGTTTCAATCTGTGTAAAATAAAGATGAAAATGTAAATAATTTTTATATCTATCATCAAAAGGAGTAACTTTTGTTATATGATGAGAAAAGACCCCTGTCTCATCTCTATAGTTGTGAGGGAAATACACAATAGCAGGAAATCCGAGAAGCCTTCTATCTTTTGTCTGTTCTGTATTGAGGATAATAAGGTCCCCTTCTCTAACAAGATGCCGTTCCTTTGTTCTATCACTCTGAATCCAAGCATACTCTGGTTTGAATCCGCCTCCCTCATACACATTATTCAGTGTGACGAATACTTTACTAGGAGGTTCAGTAAACTTCTCAGATCCTTTATATGAAAATCCTTTCACAAAATCAGCAAGTTCACTTATCGACTTTACTCCCCACCCCTCCGGAATCTCCCCCAAATCCTAATCAACCATTCTGCCACCGCTTGATTTGTAAGGGTTTCCGTTTTCATTCGGGAACTCGAAATCGATGAACCAGCGTTTGAAGAGTGTTTGGACGATTTTTTAATGATTTTTTATAGGAACCTGGCCTTGCTTTATATCCCAATTTTTCCAGTATTTCATTTGAAGAACGGGGGCAAAAGATTGTTTTCAATTAATGAGAAATATCATACAATAAATATTTCTTCATCATGCACTCAACCTATTTTCCCGATCATGGAAAGAAAGCTGTCTCTTAATCTTTCTCTTGTGGAGTCCGAAAGGCCTTCGAGCTTATCGAGGGCTTTCAGTGCCTGCTCAAAATAGTATTTTGCAAGGGCAGGATCTATCTCAAGGTAGGTTGCTCCCATAATAACATACAGATACAGGAAATCCTCGTATTTTGCGGTAAGTCTGCTGTAAAGTTCCTGAATCCTGGCGAATTCTCTTTTTTCTGCCAGTTCGGATATGTAAAGTCCTGTAAGTTCGTAAAACTCCTGGCCGTTGTCCAGCAGGAAATCGAATTTTTCCGAATCATTCATTGAAAGGAATTTGCTTTCAATTTCTGCCATCAGTTCTTCTTCTGTTAGCTCTCCTTCATTTAGCTCTCCTTCGGTCAATCTTTCTTCAGTCAGTTTTTCTCTTTCACCCTTCTTTTCTTTCTTCTCTCCTTCATTTTTTTCTCCATATCCCTCTACACTTCCATATTCCCCTACATCTCCATGTTCTTCTCCATACTCCTCTCCATATTCTTCTACAAACTCGAAATAATCTTCCTCTTCCCCTTTCATGAGCATCAGGTCCGCATGTTTGCTTGAGAGACCCATTTCAGCAGCAAGCTTCTTTATGCTCTTCTCATACTCTTCCTTTTCTTCTTTGGTAAAAAAATCCATAATATAGGCTACCCATTTTATATATGCCTGCTCATCTTCCATCCAGGACCTGTTATCGATAACCTCAAGAACGTAGTCTATTACCAGCTTCAATTCATGGAGGGTTACCGGTTTTTCTTTAAGGACTTCTATCAGGCTTCTGACAGTCTCTTTTTCGAGATCCTGATTAAAAAAGGAAATATTTCTGCTGCAATTTTTTCTTATATTCTTCAGTGCTAATGCTGCATCCCTATCCGTTATTTTTCGATTTGCCTCGTAAAAATACCTGGCAATCGAATACTCAACCGTTCCGATATACTCAGCGTATTCATACTCCAGACCCTGCAGGCTTTTTATTTTCTTTACTTCAGGCGTATCGGGTGCAAGATGCCGGAAAAGCGAGTCTTCCTCTTCTTTAAGTCTATCCTTGGTTCCATCGTTCATAGCTTTTCTCTCCTTTACTACCTGCCTTCCTTCGTTTCTTCTCTCTTTACTTTCATGACGTTCATGAGTTCAATGAATGCATTTAAGACCTGATATACGTCAAAGGCTTGAAGTTCCGTTAAAATCCTAAATCCATTAATTAGAAGTTCTCCAATTCATCAAAATCTGCACACAGCCCGTATGCTCGTCAACATCTTCCCCGACTGCTCTAAATCCGCTCTTTTCATAAAAGATAATGGCCTTTTTGTTATCCCTGTAAACCTTAAGGGAGAGACTTCCTTTCAGGATTTTTGCATGTTCGAGAAGCGCTCTTCCTGTTCCTTTTTCCTGCGCTTCGGGAGCTACGAAAAGGGCACACACATTTTCTCCTACAAGCGAAATAAAACCTGTAACCTTTCCTTCCCGCTCAAAAACATAATTCTCCGCAAGAGGCAGGTATTTTTCCTCCATTGCTGATTTATACGAAGCCCAGAAGGTGGCTAGCACAAAAGGATGGGCAATGACTGAAGCATCGTACCAGATCCTTACCATCTCTTCAAGGTCTGTTTCCTTATAAGTTCGGATCAATTTCCCAGATTCCTTTTCCCTATTGGGGTAATTTCTTCCGGCAGGATTATTATATTGATTAAAAATTAAAATTATGCTCTTATATATTGAATGATAGAATCTATCGTTAAATAGGTTATTGAGAAACGCCTGTCACAGTATGCGGCAGTATTCAGAAAAGAATAGACCGAAAAATGCTTCGGCCGAAAAAAAGGCTTTAATGAAGAATGTTCCGAGTCAAAAAGAAAAATCGGACAATTTCTTGTATTTTAATCTGACTCAATCTGCCTGATCAAGTCGTTTGCATATCTTTCGGATACTTCCACCTGCGGGCTGCAGGGCACAACCCTTACCAGTTTCCCGAACTGGGCCACATATATCTTGGGCCCGTGTGAAGTTTTCACCTTCGTAAAGGTATATCCCTTTGGAAAGGTCATTTTCTTAACCTCCTACTAATTAATATATCTGCTCTGTCATATAAGCATTTTTAAAATTAACGATCATTACATTTTATGGATACAGCAATTGAATTATTTTTGACATTTATCTCATTTGGGAGATAATTTATATTTTATGAAAAGAGATATTTCGTAAGTCTTCCCCAAATACAAAGGTTATTTTTAAGACCTGGTTAACAGTCTTAGTCTCTTCTAATTTATTCAGAATCGTTTATTGCTTCACAATAATAGAAAAGGATGGCTCTTTAGCAGTAAACCGGATAGACTAACAGGATGATAGAGGGATGATAGAGGGATGATAGAAAATGAGATAAAACAGAGAGAATTGAGATCAGTAACGTAAGTGAGGTAAAGATGCACTTCTTGCTGTAACAAAACATTAAAGGAAAAAAATTATCGGAATTTTTCCAGCACTTTTAGCAGTTCTTCCTCATCTCTTGCCAGGGAAACAATAGACATTTCTATCATCAGGTTAACGATTCCATCCGAAAGCTCCCTGAAATCAGTCCTGAGTCCTATAACAGGTTTTCCTTTTGCGTATGCATAACCTGCCTCCCAGGCTGTTCCGGAATCCACATCCACGCCGTCAAGAACTGCGACGACAATATCTGAGGCGTCCACGCCCTCCACACACTTCACAAATATACATTCCTGGTTCTGCCTTTCGCGCTCCTGTGCCGCGTCCTCTGCATCTTCCTGGGGTAAAAAAACAGAAAAACCGTTATTGAGCAGCATATCTTTCAGTTTCTGGTTGTACTCTAGTTCGGCGTGTGTAAAGAGGGGGGCCGCAATGTAGATTATCTTTTTTTTGCTCAAGTTTCTTTCCTCCTGTTCCTCCGGAAGTCAGCACTCATAAGAGTTTTCTGCATGAAAAAAGGCTGATAAAGATAAAATACTTTACCTTCTGTTTCAATTCTCTCAGAGATATTTACTTAATTGAAGCTGATATGAACCTGATCAGAACGTTCTGGAATACTCTTATATATCTATAAATTTAAACTGTACTGTCTTAATATTAATTATACGACTTTATTAAGGGGTAATATAACGGTCAGGAACTTTTCAGCAGTGAAGGGCTCAGATGAAAAGGGAATTGCTCCTGTTGTCGGAACGGCGGTTACAATATTCATTGTTTTTATTCTTGCAGGCCTGGTCTCTTCAGCCTTTTTCGAGGAATACGGGGTTTCCTCCTATAAGGGATCGCCAGCAGCAAAGCTTCAGATCCAGTTTACTGAGGATGAAACCTCACTTGAATTCGAACATAGCGGAGGGGATCAGCTCTTTTTTGATAGTCCTTCTCTATCAGTTATTATGGATATTAATGATACTTCATATATGCTCAATGATTCTACCCTGGGGACCCTGGAAACCGGTAAAAAAGGAGTTCTTGCTCTGAATAAGAGTGGACTTCCTGCAATGGAATTGAGTCCCGAGGATTTGGTTTCTGTAAAAATAGTTGATCATGAAAGCGGTGGCCTTATTGCAAAACATGATCTTGAGGTCAAAGGGCAGATAGTTGTATCTCCGGAATGAGCCTGAGACAGAACCCTTACAGAGTGTCTTTTTTGCACAGCTAATAGTCCTTAAAACTCTCTCTCTGGTTTTTTCGATAACAAGCTTAATTATCTTGTATTGACATTACACTGGCAGTGAATACCCATGATCAAGGCAGGAATTATAGGAGCTTCCGGTTATACAGGAGGAGAACTCCTGCGCTTACTTGTAAGCCATCCCGATGTCAGGCTTGAACTGGCAACTTCCAGGAATCTTGCAGGAAAACCCGTAGCAAGTACTCACAGGCACCTCGAAGGTTTTCTGGACTTAAAGTACGAAAATCCGGGGCTTGAAGAAATCAGGGAGCGCTGTGATGTAGTTTTTGTGGCTGTGCCTCACGGGACTGCTATGAACTATGTACCTGAACTTCTCGACGGCAGCACAAAAGTGATCGATCTTAGCGCAGACTACAGACTTGATATCCCGGTATTTGAAAAAATCTATGGAATGAAGCATAGCGACCCGAGAAAATCAGTATACGGGCTAGTGGAACTTCATCCTGAAGCTGCAAAGGAAGAGTTTGTGGCAAATCCCGGCTGTTTTCCTACAGGAGCAACCCTTGCAGCAGCCCCTCTTGCGGCAGCAGGCTTAATAGATATTGCAGTCTTTGACTCCAAAACAGGGATTTCAGGAGCAGGAATTTCGCCAACGGAAACCTCTCATTACCCTAACCTTGCAGAAAATATTATTCCATATAAACTTACAGCTCACAGGCATAGGGCTGAGATAGTGCAGGAACTCACCAGGCTGGACGGAAAACTTCGAAACATCAATTTTACTCCCCATGTAATTCCGTCCATAAGGGGGATCTTTACAACTGCTCATCTCTTTACGAAAGAGTCTCTTTCGACTGAAGATGTCAGGGAAATTTATGAGGAGTTTTACAGGAATAAACCCTTTATTCGGCTCCCGGGAGGCGTCCCTTCCCTTACTGCGGTCAGAGGATCTAATTTCTGTGATATCGGTTTTGAAGCGGACAAGGAAAATAACAGGGTTGTAATACTCTCAGCAATCGATAATCTTGTCAAAGGAGCATCAGGGCAGGCTATTCAGAACATGAACCTCATGTTCGGGCTGGCTGAAACCCGTGGACTCTGGCTGCCTGCAGCAGCACCTTAAGTATGAAATAGAATGTAAGTATGGGACAGAATAGTAGCAGGCGAGAACATATAACTGGTAACGGATTAAAATAAAGAATGAAATTTATCTTGGGGTAGTCCGATGAAAGTAAAAGATGTCATGAACCCTGATGTTGTCTTCTGCAAGCCTGACGACACAGTCCGGGAAGCTGCAAAGATCCTTAAGGAAAACAACATTAGTGGAGCTCCTGTCCTTGAGGACGGAAAGCTTGTAGGGATAGTAAGTGAGGGTGACCTGCTTGAACTGCTGGTAATTCCAGAAAAGGGAAACCTCTGGCTTCCGAGTCCTTTTGAAGTTATAGAAGTTCCTATAAGGGAACTTCTGAGTTGGGAAGAAACAAAAAAGATGCTTTCTGACGTAGGTTCTACAAGGATAGAAGAAATTATGACAAGGGATGTGCACATAATCTCTTCCGAAGCATCCGTCGAAGAAGCCTCGGAGCTTATGGTCAGGCACAGGATCAACAGGCTTCCGGTAATGGAAAATGATCGTGTTGTCGGGATTGTCACGCGTGGAGACATCATAGAAGGTCTTGCAAAACTTTGAGTTAAAGGAGTGTTTTAATGAAGCAAATCGAGGGTGGAATTTGTGCAGTAAGGGGCGTATCTGCATACGGGATAAAACCCGGAAAAATGGGGATAGCTGTTATTCGTGCGGAAGGCCCTGCAGCAGGTGTTTTCACAAAAAATAAGGTCACTGCAGCTCCTGTCATCCTGAGCAAAGGAGTGATCGAGACTCAGCACCGGCTTTCTGCCATAATTGCAAACAGTGGAAATGCTAACGCCTTTACAGGCGATGATGGTTTTCTGGATGCAATGGAAATGGCATCAATACTTTCTGAAAAGCTTGATGTTGATGCTGAAACCGTTGCAGTTGCTTCAACAGGAGTAATTGGTAGAAGGCTTGATGTTTCCTTTATAAGGGAGCACCTCCCTGAAGTCCTTGAAGGGCTTGGCAGTTCCCCGGAATGCAGCCAGGCAGCGACAAAGGCGATTATGACCACTGATAAAGCCTTAAAAGAATCCGCTGTGGAACTCGACTGCGGAGTAAGGATAGGCGCAATTGCGAAGGGTTCAGGCATGATCGAGCCAAATATGGGGACTATGCTCTGCTTTGCATATACCGATGCAAACGTGCCTGCAGACGTTCTGGATGCTGCTCTGAGGATAGCTGTCGATAAAACCTTTAATATGGTTGTCGTTGATGGCGACACAAGCACGAATGACATGGTACTTTTCACTTCCACCTGCAAATCAGGGATCAAACCCTGTATGGAGTGCCTTGACGAGTTTGAGGATGGGCTGATTTGCGTATTTACGGACCTTGCAAAGAAAATGGCTAAGGATGGGGAAGGAGCTACCAAACTCATAGAATCCAGGGTTATAGGTGCAAAAACACATGAGGATGCCAGGCTTGCTGCAAAAGCCATTGTCCGCTCCCCTCTGGTCAAATCTGCTATTTTCGGAAAAGACCCTAACTGGGGCAGGGTTGTTGCAGCTGCAGGGTACTCGGGTGCCGAGCTTGAACAGGAAAGACTTTCCCTAGCTTTCTCAGGTGGGGGAGAAGAAGTCGAACTTGTGAAATCCGGGGAAATCTCCAGGGATTCTGATCTTGCACTCTTGAAAAAAATAATGGCAAATGAAGAAATCATCATTACCCTTGACCTTGCAATGGGAGAAGAATCCGCAACTGCCTGGGGCTGCGACCTGACCTATGATTATGTCCGGATCAATGCCGAATATACAACCTGATGCCGATATACTCTTAATCTAACAGGCTGCAGAATCTAGAATACAATTTAATGCCTGATTTCAACCTGAGACCG
The genomic region above belongs to Methanosarcina horonobensis HB-1 = JCM 15518 and contains:
- a CDS encoding restriction endonuclease subunit S domain-containing protein, producing MGEIPEGWGVKSISELADFVKGFSYKGSEKFTEPPSKVFVTLNNVYEGGGFKPEYAWIQSDRTKERHLVREGDLIILNTEQTKDRRLLGFPAIVYFPHNYRDETGVFSHHITKVTPFDDRYKNYLHFHLYFTQIETLSFYRIILAQSFGDWM
- a CDS encoding N-acetyltransferase, yielding MIRTYKETDLEEMVRIWYDASVIAHPFVLATFWASYKSAMEEKYLPLAENYVFEREGKVTGFISLVGENVCALFVAPEAQEKGTGRALLEHAKILKGSLSLKVYRDNKKAIIFYEKSGFRAVGEDVDEHTGCVQILMNWRTSN
- a CDS encoding nucleoside 2-deoxyribosyltransferase, yielding MSKKKIIYIAAPLFTHAELEYNQKLKDMLLNNGFSVFLPQEDAEDAAQERERQNQECIFVKCVEGVDASDIVVAVLDGVDVDSGTAWEAGYAYAKGKPVIGLRTDFRELSDGIVNLMIEMSIVSLARDEEELLKVLEKFR
- a CDS encoding type IV pilin, whose translation is MKGSDEKGIAPVVGTAVTIFIVFILAGLVSSAFFEEYGVSSYKGSPAAKLQIQFTEDETSLEFEHSGGDQLFFDSPSLSVIMDINDTSYMLNDSTLGTLETGKKGVLALNKSGLPAMELSPEDLVSVKIVDHESGGLIAKHDLEVKGQIVVSPE
- the argC gene encoding N-acetyl-gamma-glutamyl-phosphate reductase codes for the protein MIKAGIIGASGYTGGELLRLLVSHPDVRLELATSRNLAGKPVASTHRHLEGFLDLKYENPGLEEIRERCDVVFVAVPHGTAMNYVPELLDGSTKVIDLSADYRLDIPVFEKIYGMKHSDPRKSVYGLVELHPEAAKEEFVANPGCFPTGATLAAAPLAAAGLIDIAVFDSKTGISGAGISPTETSHYPNLAENIIPYKLTAHRHRAEIVQELTRLDGKLRNINFTPHVIPSIRGIFTTAHLFTKESLSTEDVREIYEEFYRNKPFIRLPGGVPSLTAVRGSNFCDIGFEADKENNRVVILSAIDNLVKGASGQAIQNMNLMFGLAETRGLWLPAAAP
- a CDS encoding CBS domain-containing protein, with translation MKVKDVMNPDVVFCKPDDTVREAAKILKENNISGAPVLEDGKLVGIVSEGDLLELLVIPEKGNLWLPSPFEVIEVPIRELLSWEETKKMLSDVGSTRIEEIMTRDVHIISSEASVEEASELMVRHRINRLPVMENDRVVGIVTRGDIIEGLAKL
- the argJ gene encoding bifunctional ornithine acetyltransferase/N-acetylglutamate synthase, coding for MKQIEGGICAVRGVSAYGIKPGKMGIAVIRAEGPAAGVFTKNKVTAAPVILSKGVIETQHRLSAIIANSGNANAFTGDDGFLDAMEMASILSEKLDVDAETVAVASTGVIGRRLDVSFIREHLPEVLEGLGSSPECSQAATKAIMTTDKALKESAVELDCGVRIGAIAKGSGMIEPNMGTMLCFAYTDANVPADVLDAALRIAVDKTFNMVVVDGDTSTNDMVLFTSTCKSGIKPCMECLDEFEDGLICVFTDLAKKMAKDGEGATKLIESRVIGAKTHEDARLAAKAIVRSPLVKSAIFGKDPNWGRVVAAAGYSGAELEQERLSLAFSGGGEEVELVKSGEISRDSDLALLKKIMANEEIIITLDLAMGEESATAWGCDLTYDYVRINAEYTT